In Bacteroidia bacterium, a genomic segment contains:
- a CDS encoding triose-phosphate isomerase — protein MRKNIAAGNWKMNTNLSDGINLAKELNEFLLNFNLGNNKVIIAPPFTHLASILKEVDSNNISVSSQNCAAWEKGAYTGEVSAEMLNSIGAQYVIIGHSERRQYFNEDNNTLLTKVKLCLKNSLLPIYCCGELLQERESENQFNVVKKQLEEGLFELNSEEFCKIIIAYEPVWAIGTGKTASPAQAQEMHAFIRKLITEKYSVTIANEISILYGGSCNAANAKELFSQTDVDGGLVGGASLKANEFIEIIKAL, from the coding sequence ATGAGAAAAAATATTGCTGCAGGTAACTGGAAAATGAATACTAACTTAAGTGATGGTATTAATCTAGCAAAAGAACTTAATGAATTTTTACTAAATTTTAATTTAGGAAATAACAAAGTTATAATAGCTCCTCCATTCACTCATCTTGCATCAATATTAAAAGAGGTTGACAGCAATAATATTTCTGTTTCTTCACAAAATTGTGCTGCTTGGGAAAAAGGTGCCTACACAGGCGAAGTTTCTGCTGAAATGCTAAACTCAATTGGCGCACAATATGTTATTATTGGTCACTCTGAAAGACGTCAGTATTTTAATGAAGATAACAACACACTTTTAACAAAAGTTAAACTATGTTTAAAAAATTCACTCTTACCTATATATTGTTGTGGTGAATTGTTACAGGAACGGGAATCAGAGAACCAATTTAATGTTGTAAAAAAACAGTTAGAAGAAGGTTTATTTGAGCTAAATTCAGAAGAATTTTGCAAAATAATTATTGCATATGAACCAGTATGGGCAATAGGTACAGGCAAAACAGCCTCTCCTGCTCAGGCTCAGGAAATGCATGCTTTTATTCGCAAATTAATTACTGAGAAATACAGTGTAACAATTGCCAATGAAATTTCAATTTTATATGGTGGTAGTTGTAATGCTGCAAATGCAAAAGAACTGTTCTCACAAACAGATGTTGATGGTGGACTTGTTGGTGGTGCTTCTTTAAAAGCTAATGAGTTTATTGAAATAATAAAAGCTCTTTAG